The Venturia canescens isolate UGA chromosome 10, ASM1945775v1, whole genome shotgun sequence genome segment TCAAGATTTTTGTGAGCTGGTCTTTTATCTCCATATTTTGGGTCATCTCGGCGCGTGGGTTTCTTGTCTCCCTCTCACGGCCGTTGTTGTCGTCGTCCATTTGTTGGTCATTGTTTTGTTGCTCGTAATTATGTCTACCGTTTCTGCCATCATTCCGTTTCCGTCGTTATTCCTGTTGTCGTTGTTTCCGTCGTTATTCCTGTTGTCGTCATTTCCGTAACCGTCGTTTCCGTAATTGTTTCCGTCGTCATTTCCGTAACCGTTGTTTCCGTAGTCGTTTCTGTCGTCGTTAATGTTTCCGTAGTCGTTTTCGTAGTTGTCTCTGTCGTCGGTGTTTCCGTCGTCGTTGTTTCCGTCATCGTTGTTTCCGTCGTCGTTGTTTCCGTCGTCGTTGTTTCTGTCATCGTTGTTTCTGTCGTCGTTGTTTCTGTCGATGTCATTTTCCGTATTCGTCGGTTCGCGTAGATGTTCCTGCGACATCGAAACCCTGTGACATACTCATAATAAGAAATTGGAGTAtcattctcaaaaaaaatgctgcaaattaaaatctgcaaattgcttcctcaagatggtcaagatgcacgatgctcaaagcttactctatgaggtgctatatttttcattttggtttcctcatagaggaagctttgagcatcgtacATCTTTACCATCtagaggaagcaatttgcaaattttaatttgcagcattttttttatatacaaggaaataatgtattttctctaccttcttttacgaactttaatttatctctttgtttaaattcataaaaaaaaaaactaaatgatgAGCCaccagaaaaaacagtttgcagctttcaattttcatcgtttttctatttacattgaaattaaataattcagacaactttgctggaaagtatagaggaagtacagacttatacacaatatcttacaatacttccaaaaataaaccgctcaaccgatattccccaaattcaataccaaacTTCAGTAGTAGAGCTATGCCGCTTCCGCACCATGTAGGAATCTACCTTACCGACCGTCGGTAAAGTAGATTCCCTCTGTCGGTAAAGCAGATTCCCCCGTCGGTAAAGTGGATTCTCCTTTttacccaaacgtcggtaaaaaaggatgagcactttaacccaaacatcggtaaaaaaagatgagcactttaacccaaacaaactAGGGATGTTCGATTCCGATTCGATTCTTTGAAATATCGATTCTTTTAGTTGGAGAATCGATATTCagaatcgattattttcttcCGATTTGGATAAGAATCGATTCTGTTACTTAAGAATCgaacattcgattttttgtgtt includes the following:
- the LOC122416744 gene encoding putative uncharacterized protein DDB_G0286901: MSQEHLREPTNTENDIDRNNDDRNNDDRNNDDGNNDDGNNDDGNNDDGNTDDRDNYENDYGNINDDRNDYGNNGYGNDDGNNYGNDGYGNDDNRNNDGNNDNRNNDGNGMMAETVDIITSNKTMTNKWTTTTTAVRGRQETHAPR